A part of Bacteroidota bacterium genomic DNA contains:
- a CDS encoding O-antigen ligase family protein, with protein sequence MSLFAPTSPTPGRAARLASRVLQVGLIAAVVVVTATRSFDLDRFFVPKELVLHATALLAGLLTLARVRHLRVTWTDLALVGVIGVSALSAVWAANPWAAGRALALTCSGAAVFWVARVLRQEGLGPPLVRSAAIAVVLAAVLALAQAYGIESPYFSTNRAPGGTLGNRNFVGHLAAFGLPLLLVSALRSPRWSTVLLSMVSLVLVVGILVLTRSRAAWLGAGTVLAVLMLCVLLAPALRRWSMLMRTGLVVPVIAVGGILATTLPNALDWVSESPYLESAQGMLNYQEGSGQGRLLQYRRSLELVQQSPLLGVGPGNWSVAYPGVAPPGDPSMSGSRPGMTSNPWPSSDAVALVSERGLLGVLAWLLFAGSLSWTAWTSLRRKADDRDADDRDAAGAGLLLAMSAGVVVTGAFDAVLLLAWPVLLVATVAGALLPAAQARSIAVPRWLRVAFFAVLVTLAGVGAVRSGGQWAAMRLYEADASRASLERAAQLDPGSYRVHLRLAQRTRGTARCPHAQTAAALYPHATAAERLAARCE encoded by the coding sequence ATGTCCCTTTTTGCTCCGACTTCCCCGACGCCAGGCCGTGCAGCTCGGTTGGCGAGCAGAGTGCTGCAGGTGGGCCTGATCGCGGCCGTGGTGGTCGTCACCGCGACCCGCTCGTTCGATCTCGATCGGTTTTTCGTGCCTAAGGAGTTGGTGCTGCACGCCACCGCGCTGCTCGCCGGGCTGCTGACGCTTGCGCGGGTCCGCCACCTGCGTGTCACGTGGACGGACCTCGCCCTGGTGGGCGTGATCGGGGTTAGCGCGCTGTCTGCCGTCTGGGCGGCGAACCCCTGGGCGGCTGGTCGTGCTCTGGCGCTGACGTGCTCTGGCGCGGCGGTCTTTTGGGTTGCCCGCGTGCTCCGCCAGGAAGGGCTCGGCCCTCCCCTGGTGCGTAGCGCGGCCATCGCCGTGGTGCTTGCCGCCGTGCTCGCGCTCGCGCAGGCCTACGGGATCGAGAGCCCCTACTTCTCCACGAATCGCGCGCCCGGGGGTACGCTGGGCAACCGCAACTTCGTGGGTCATCTTGCCGCGTTCGGGCTACCGCTGCTGCTCGTCTCCGCGCTCCGGTCGCCACGGTGGTCCACGGTGCTGCTGAGCATGGTCAGTCTGGTGCTGGTGGTCGGCATCCTCGTGCTGACGCGCTCGCGGGCCGCCTGGCTCGGCGCGGGGACCGTACTGGCGGTGCTCATGCTCTGTGTCCTGCTCGCCCCAGCCCTCCGCCGCTGGTCAATGCTGATGAGGACGGGCCTCGTGGTGCCTGTGATCGCTGTGGGAGGCATCCTTGCGACCACACTTCCCAACGCCCTCGACTGGGTCAGCGAGTCGCCCTACCTGGAGTCAGCGCAGGGCATGCTGAACTACCAGGAAGGCAGCGGCCAGGGGCGGCTCTTGCAGTACCGGCGCAGCCTGGAGCTCGTGCAGCAGTCTCCGCTCCTCGGCGTGGGCCCTGGCAATTGGTCCGTGGCCTACCCGGGCGTAGCCCCACCAGGCGACCCGTCGATGTCGGGGAGCCGGCCGGGCATGACGTCGAACCCCTGGCCGAGCAGCGACGCCGTGGCGCTGGTGTCGGAGCGGGGCCTGCTTGGCGTGCTCGCGTGGCTCCTTTTCGCCGGGAGCCTGTCGTGGACCGCCTGGACCTCGTTGCGGCGCAAAGCCGACGACCGCGATGCCGACGACCGCGACGCGGCTGGGGCGGGGCTCCTCCTAGCGATGAGCGCGGGCGTGGTCGTCACCGGGGCGTTCGACGCGGTCCTGCTGCTAGCGTGGCCCGTACTGCTCGTCGCAACCGTGGCGGGCGCACTCCTGCCTGCGGCCCAGGCGCGCTCCATAGCCGTGCCGCGATGGCTGCGCGTCGCCTTCTTCGCGGTGCTTGTGACCCTCGCTGGCGTGGGTGCCGTGCGAAGCGGCGGGCAGTGGGCGGCCATGCGGCTCTACGAGGCCGATGCGAGCCGCGCCTCACTGGAGCGAGCCGCGCAACTGGACCCCGGCAGCTACCGCGTGCACCTCCGACTCGCTCAGCGGACGCGAGGCACCGCGCGGTGCCCCCATGCTCAGACGGCCGCGGCACTGTACCCGCACGCCACCGCAGCCGAGCGTCTAGCCGCGCGCTGCGAGTAA